Proteins encoded together in one Prosthecobacter fusiformis window:
- a CDS encoding DoxX family protein, protein MSTLRTVSLAVMGLFFIAAGVNHFLNPQVYVSMMPPYLPYPETLNYISGAAEVAGGIGIWIPRLRWLAAWGLIALLVAVFPANVQMAMDGLPGHDIPTWVLLGRLPLQLVFIAWVYWTCLAKRARGATKRSF, encoded by the coding sequence ATGTCCACTCTCCGCACTGTATCCCTGGCCGTGATGGGCCTGTTTTTCATCGCGGCGGGGGTGAACCATTTTTTGAATCCGCAGGTGTATGTGAGCATGATGCCGCCGTATCTGCCGTATCCGGAGACGCTGAACTACATCAGCGGGGCGGCGGAGGTGGCGGGGGGTATCGGGATTTGGATTCCGCGTCTGCGCTGGCTAGCAGCCTGGGGGTTGATCGCTCTGCTGGTGGCGGTTTTCCCGGCGAATGTGCAGATGGCGATGGATGGCTTGCCAGGGCATGATATTCCGACTTGGGTCCTGCTGGGGCGGCTGCCTTTGCAGTTGGTATTCATCGCCTGGGTATATTGGACTTGTCTGGCCAAGAGAGCGCGGGGTGCGACGAAGCGATCCTTTTAG